Within Roseisolibacter agri, the genomic segment CCACCGGCTGCTGGTCTACGGCGCCGACACGGGCTGGGTCTACTCGGACCTCAGCGGCTTCGGGCCGTTCCTGCCGCCGTACCTGCTCATGAAGCTCTACTGGGTCGGGTGGGCGCTGCTGCTCGCGCTGCTCGCGAGCCTCCTCTGGGTGCGCGGCCGCGAGCCGACGCTGCGGCGCCGCCTCGCGCAGGCCCGCGCGCGCACCACGCGACGCACGCTGGTCGCCGCGTTCCCGGCGGTCGCGCTGGTGCTGATCGCGGGCGGCGTCGTGTTCCGCAACACGAACGTGCTCAACGCGTACGTCACGCCCCAGCAGGCGAACGCGATCCCGGCGGGCTACGAGCGGCTGTACCGGCGGTTCGAGGGGCGGCCGCAGCCCAAGATCGCGCACGTGCAGCTCCGCGTGGAGCTGTACCCCGCGGCGCGCCGCGTGGAGGCGCAGGGGCACTACGTGCTGGTGAACCGGTCCGCGCTACCCATCGACACGGTGCTGGTGCACCTGCGTTCTGGGATGCGCCCGCGCACGCTGGGGCTGGACCGCCCGGTGCGCGGCGTGGTCGCCGACACGCTGCACCACACCTGGCTCCACGCGCTCGCGCGGCCGCTGGCGCCCGGCGACTCGGTGCGCCTGCGCTTCGATCTCGCCTACGCGCCCGGCGCCTTCCGCCACGACGGCGCGGTGACGGCCGTCGTCGAGAACGGCACCTTCGTCGAGCGCGAGTGGTTCCCGAACGTGGGCTACCAGCGTGGCGCGGAGCTCGACGACCCGACGGCGCGGCGCGCGCAGGGGCTGCCGCCGCGCGCGCCGCGCCCGCCCGCGACGGACCTCGCGGCGCGCATGCACGCGGGCAGCTCGTCGGACGCGGACCTCGTCACCTTCGACGCCGTCGTGGGCACGGCCGGCGACCAGATCGCCGCGACGTCGGGCACGCTGCAGCGGAGCTGGACGCAGGGCGACCGCCGCTACTTCCACTACCGCTCGCCCGTGCCCACCGCGAACACGTGGGCGGTGCTCTCGGCGCGCTACGCGGTGCGCGAGTCGCGCCGCGCCGGCGTGCGCGTGCAGGTGCTGCACCATCCGGCGCACACGCGGAACGTCGACCGCATCCTCGGCGCGGCGGAGCGGTCGCTGGCGTACTACGCGCGCGAGTTCGGCCCCAACCCGTGGGGCGAGGTGCGCATCGCCGAGTTCCCGCGCTACTCGATGCGCGCCTCGGCGTTCCCGAACCTGGTCGCGCACTCGGAGTCGTTCGGCTTCGTGGCGCGCGTGCGCGACGACGCGGGCGACCTGGACACGCCGCTGCTGGTGACCGCGCACGAGCTGGCGCACCAGTGGTGGGGCGGGCAGATCATGCCCGCGAACGTGCTCGGCCGGCAGGTGCTCACCGAGACGCTCGCGAACTACTCCGCGACCGCCATCCTGCAGCAGGCGCACGGCGACGAGGCGGTGCGGCGGTTCCGGCAGCTGATGCTCATCGAGTACCTGAACCGCCGCGGGAGCGGCGATCAGCCGCTGCTGACCACCGGCGACAACGACAACGTCCACTACCGCAAGGGTGCGGTCGCGATGTGGACGCTGCGCCACTACCTGGGCGAGGCGCGGCTCAACGCGGCGCTGCGCGCGCTGGTCGCGAAGCACGGCAACGCCGGGCCGCCGTACCCGACGACGCTCGACCTGCGGCGCGAGCTGCGCGCGGTGACGCCGGACTCGCTGCAGTGGCTGCTGGTCGACCTGCTGGACACGATCACGATCTGGGACCTGCGCGCCAGCGCCGCGCGCGCGACGCCACTCGGCGACGGGCGGTGGCGGGTGGCGCTGGAGGTCGAGGCGGGGAAGGCGCGCGTGGACAGCGTGGGCAGCCACACGCCCGTCCCCATGCCGGACGACCTGGTGGAGATCGTCGTCTACGGCGCCGACGCGCACGCGCCGCTGTACCGCGCGATGCACCGTATTGGCACCGGCACGCGCACGGTGACCGTGGACGTCGCGGGCGAGCCGAAGCGCGCGGGCGTCGATCCCGACTGGCTGCTGATCCCGCGGCGCGGCGACGACCTGTCGGACAACGTGCGCGACGTGGTGCTCGCCCCGCGCTAGGCGCGCGCGCGACGGCCGGGCACGGCCGACGCGGATTTTCGCTACAGAATTCCGGCGGCGTGACGAAACTCTGACGGCGAATCGCAGCAGAGTGGCAGCGCCACGCCCGCCGGCCCGGATGCCGGCACCCGCGCCGCGCGGAACCCGCGGTGCAGCACCTGACCGAGCTCCACGCATGATCTCTCCCGTCGCCTGGCTCGACTCGCGCCCGCTGCCGAGCAAGCTGGTGATCGCCGTGCTCCCCGCGCTCGTGCTGAGCGTGGGGGGAGCCATCGCCGCCGCGCGGAAGGCGCCCGAGATCGCCGCGCCGCTCGCGGCGACGGCGCTCGCCGTGTTCGTCGTGGGCGTCGGCACCGCCTGGTGGACCGGCCGCCGGCTCGCGCGCGACCTGGGCGAGGTGTGCGACCGGCTCGCGCGCCTCGATCGCGTCTGCATCACCGGGCTGGAGACGTCGCTCGTGGCGATGGGCGCGGGCGACCTGACGCACGGCGTCACGCCGACGACGCGCCTGCTCGAGTCGACGCGCGGCGACGAGGTGGGCGACCTCGCGCGCGTGGTGGACGGCGTGATCGGCCGCGCGCAGCGCACGCTCGGCGCGTACGACGCCACGCGCGCCACGATCCAGGCGGTGCTCGCCGAGGTGCGCGGGCTGCAGGTGGAGGCGGAGGCGGGGCGCCTGTCGACGCGCGCCGACGCCGCGCGGCACCGTGGGACCTACGCGGCGCTGATCGCCGGCATGAACGCGACGCTCGACGCGGTGACGGGCCCGATGCAGGCGACCGCGTCGGTGCTCGCGCGCGTCGCCGATCACGACCTCTCGGCGCGCGTGGAGGGGGAGTTCGCCGGCGAGCACGCCGTGATCCAGGGCGCCGTGAATCGCGCGCTGGCGACGCTGAGCGACAGCCTGCAGCTGGCCGGCACGGCCGGCGAGCGCGTGGCCGGCGCGAGCGAGCAGATCGCCGCCGGCTCGGGCGCGCTCTCCGAGGACATCGCGCGTCAGGCCGCGGGCCTCGAGGAGGTCTCGGCGAGCCTGCAGCAGCTCAGCGCCGGCGCCGCCGCGAACGCCTCGCAGGCCGACGGGGCGCGCCAGCTCGCCGAGGACACGCGCGCGCGCACGGCCGAGGGCGTGGCGCAGATGGAGCGCCTCCGCGAGACCGTGGGGCAGATCAAGCAGCACAGCGACGACACGGGGCGCATCGTCAGGACGATCGACGAGATCGCGTTCCAGACGAACCTCCTCGCGCTGAACGCGGCGGTGGAGGCGGCGCGCGCCGGCGACGCGGGCCGCGGCTTCGCCGTCGTGGCCGAGGAGGTCCGCGCGCTCGCGCTGCGTAGCGCGGAGGCGGCACGGCAGACGCACGCGCTGCTGGAGGCGAGCGCGCAGCGCGCCGGTCAGGGGGTGACGCTGGCGGGCGACGTCCGCGCGCGCCTGGACGCCATCGACCGCGCGGTGAGCGGCGTCGCGCAGACGCTCGCCGACCTCGCGTCGGCCAGCGGCGCGCAGCACGACGGCGTGGCCCAGATCGATGCCGCGGTAGCGGCGCTCAACGAGCTGACGCAGCGCTCCGCCGCGACCACCGAGGAGAGCGCGGCCGCCGCGCGCGCGCTGGCCGGCGAGGCCGCGCAGCTGCAGACGTCGGTGGCGTCGTTCACGCTCGGCGCGTCCGGGGCGCCACGGCCGGACGGCCAGCTACCCGTGGCCTTCCGGCGCGAGCGCCGGCGGTCGGTCTTCACGCCGAACTGACGGCGGCGCTGCGGCCCGCCTGGTGACACAGGAGGCGGGCTCGTACATTCGGCGCTCCGCGTTCCCGGCCGCGTCGCGCGGCCCAGTCCGAGCCGCACCCTGGAGCACGCATGAAGGAATTCCTCTACTCCGCCGGCGTGAACATCGCCGGGACCATCGGTGTCCGTTGGGGCCAGCGCCGCGACCTGTCCAACGACGAGGCTGACGCGTTCATCGCCATCGTGCGCTCGCACCTCGACCAGCTGAAGATGATGCCGCTGGGCGACGAGCTGCTGACGGCGATCGGGCAGAGCGGGCGCCGCGTGACCATCTTCGCCTGCGATCCCGCGTACGCGTCGAAGGGGAGCGTCACGCTGATGGAGCAGCAGGACGCGGCCAACGACCTGGCGCGCATGATCAAGCCCTTCCGCGCGCCCGACGAGAAGCTGGTGGCCGCGATCCACAAGGACGAGGCGAAGCGGAACGCCTTCGTCACGGCCGCGCCGAAGACGCTGCAGTCGAGCGGCGCGCCGATGATGGGCGGGCACCGCGCGGCGCCCAACCCGGCGCCGAACGGCCCGATGATCGGCGGCCACCGGCCGCCCGCCGTCACGACGAAGTCGATCTACTCGGCGGAGCTGAGCGCGATCCTCGACCGGGCGTCGCCGACGCTGTCGCGCGCGCAGGTGGCGAAGCTGGCGGGCCGCACGCCCGACGAGCTGGCGCAGATGGAGGCCGGGACGCTCGCGATCGACAACGACACGTACTACCGGCTCGCGTTCACGCTCTACGAGTGGCTGACGCCCGGCAAGGGCGTGAACACCGTGATCCGCTACGTCACGACGATCACGGACTTCGACAAGAAGAAGAGCGACATCTCGTGCATCGTGCTGGGGC encodes:
- a CDS encoding M1 family aminopeptidase, yielding MSRFRAVLAFEIGLHLRRPATWAGFALLAALGVLFVLGMGADMGRHVNAPAAIMLNTFILGMVGVLVTAALCADAGARDALTRMQALFHTTPLRREEYLAGRYLGAFVVNAIVLLGAPLGLALAMLWPDFDPSMVGPFRPASYLRAYAIFLLPGLLVNSAILFGVAALTRRALATYLGVVLLYLGYAAAVGVTSEVLQRSTGALLDPTGVVAVLETMRDWSPVEQNTNPVTLQGPLLANRVIWVAVGLAVLAFTWLRFRFGHDAQRERRRPADATSEPLERVAHVAPLRPAPARRAFDLVAQAWQAIAVARRAFAEIVRGREFQLIVVALALFAVWMGWESAADRFGTPALPLTGTVARFLASNLLGIPIALVTAFYAGELVWRERDAGLADIVDATPVADWAPLAGKTLALCAALAILQGALLLAGIALQAIGGWYRFELALYAQILFGLQLVDYWLFAVVAMLVHVLVHQKYVGHLLAVLFHAATLFAGRFGLRHRLLVYGADTGWVYSDLSGFGPFLPPYLLMKLYWVGWALLLALLASLLWVRGREPTLRRRLAQARARTTRRTLVAAFPAVALVLIAGGVVFRNTNVLNAYVTPQQANAIPAGYERLYRRFEGRPQPKIAHVQLRVELYPAARRVEAQGHYVLVNRSALPIDTVLVHLRSGMRPRTLGLDRPVRGVVADTLHHTWLHALARPLAPGDSVRLRFDLAYAPGAFRHDGAVTAVVENGTFVEREWFPNVGYQRGAELDDPTARRAQGLPPRAPRPPATDLAARMHAGSSSDADLVTFDAVVGTAGDQIAATSGTLQRSWTQGDRRYFHYRSPVPTANTWAVLSARYAVRESRRAGVRVQVLHHPAHTRNVDRILGAAERSLAYYAREFGPNPWGEVRIAEFPRYSMRASAFPNLVAHSESFGFVARVRDDAGDLDTPLLVTAHELAHQWWGGQIMPANVLGRQVLTETLANYSATAILQQAHGDEAVRRFRQLMLIEYLNRRGSGDQPLLTTGDNDNVHYRKGAVAMWTLRHYLGEARLNAALRALVAKHGNAGPPYPTTLDLRRELRAVTPDSLQWLLVDLLDTITIWDLRASAARATPLGDGRWRVALEVEAGKARVDSVGSHTPVPMPDDLVEIVVYGADAHAPLYRAMHRIGTGTRTVTVDVAGEPKRAGVDPDWLLIPRRGDDLSDNVRDVVLAPR
- a CDS encoding methyl-accepting chemotaxis protein — its product is MISPVAWLDSRPLPSKLVIAVLPALVLSVGGAIAAARKAPEIAAPLAATALAVFVVGVGTAWWTGRRLARDLGEVCDRLARLDRVCITGLETSLVAMGAGDLTHGVTPTTRLLESTRGDEVGDLARVVDGVIGRAQRTLGAYDATRATIQAVLAEVRGLQVEAEAGRLSTRADAARHRGTYAALIAGMNATLDAVTGPMQATASVLARVADHDLSARVEGEFAGEHAVIQGAVNRALATLSDSLQLAGTAGERVAGASEQIAAGSGALSEDIARQAAGLEEVSASLQQLSAGAAANASQADGARQLAEDTRARTAEGVAQMERLRETVGQIKQHSDDTGRIVRTIDEIAFQTNLLALNAAVEAARAGDAGRGFAVVAEEVRALALRSAEAARQTHALLEASAQRAGQGVTLAGDVRARLDAIDRAVSGVAQTLADLASASGAQHDGVAQIDAAVAALNELTQRSAATTEESAAAARALAGEAAQLQTSVASFTLGASGAPRPDGQLPVAFRRERRRSVFTPN
- a CDS encoding M91 family zinc metallopeptidase — protein: MKEFLYSAGVNIAGTIGVRWGQRRDLSNDEADAFIAIVRSHLDQLKMMPLGDELLTAIGQSGRRVTIFACDPAYASKGSVTLMEQQDAANDLARMIKPFRAPDEKLVAAIHKDEAKRNAFVTAAPKTLQSSGAPMMGGHRAAPNPAPNGPMIGGHRPPAVTTKSIYSAELSAILDRASPTLSRAQVAKLAGRTPDELAQMEAGTLAIDNDTYYRLAFTLYEWLTPGKGVNTVIRYVTTITDFDKKKSDISCIVLGHELIHAWRMMTGRRIVPSGWEEEAMTTGIPPFVNFKFTENKLRMQCGMPLRAHYNSDPNYNSKHMAVQHFALRNAYQGCGELAAT